Part of the Polyangiaceae bacterium genome, ACCCGGCGCCGCCCTCCCCGTACAAGCCGGCTGCCGCCGGCGCGTACCTGAACCTGAACTCGATCCCGATCGCCAACGTCGTCCTGGACGGACGGCCCATCGGCTCCACGCCGCTAGTGGGAGTGGCGGTGAGCCCGGGGACCCACTCCGTCACCTTCGTCCACCCGG contains:
- a CDS encoding PEGA domain-containing protein, whose protein sequence is MSVTALAEETPADPPATPAPTHPAPPSPYKPAAAGAYLNLNSIPIANVVLDGRPIGSTPLVGVAVSPGTHSVTFVHPEHGRRGASIEVGSGERKAVVVRFKKQSRPMEE